The proteins below are encoded in one region of Methanosarcina barkeri 3:
- the cfbD gene encoding Ni-sirohydrochlorin a,c-diamide reductive cyclase catalytic subunit: MAEKEISIIHPRPSSIVAALYTLRDLNVDVAILHGPPGCSFKHARLLEEDGIHVVTTGLDENGFVFGGHDRLVQLINKSVELFNPKVIGVVGTCASMIIGEEMHDAVLEANPDVPVIEVEVHAGYHNNTKGVLFALESALDAGIIDHAEFERQKYLLEKATEVEKKFGAASKEYLAPSRGDVKYKAAQHVIQLLKEGKKGLVIMNAKKETGYMFADITLAVNEVAAALGKKENLINMANIDTELGLPRVRQHAEYIMRDLKAHGVEVHEIIGGMDEYPIAGEKVSELIKEKYSDFDFAVITGVPHAIPMEHIKDMELISVTNGPRQVLPLKEMGHKYVLVEIDLHPKTLGVSEIVESEFGATLREVAKED; encoded by the coding sequence ATGGCTGAAAAAGAGATTTCAATCATTCATCCCCGCCCAAGCTCCATTGTTGCGGCTCTTTATACTCTGAGAGATTTAAATGTTGATGTCGCTATCTTGCATGGGCCTCCCGGATGTTCCTTTAAACATGCAAGGCTGCTCGAAGAAGACGGTATACATGTGGTTACCACAGGCCTCGATGAAAACGGTTTCGTTTTCGGAGGGCATGACAGGCTTGTACAACTTATCAACAAGTCGGTTGAGCTTTTTAACCCTAAAGTTATCGGTGTTGTAGGAACCTGCGCCAGTATGATTATAGGAGAGGAGATGCATGACGCCGTGCTAGAGGCAAATCCTGATGTTCCTGTAATCGAGGTTGAGGTGCACGCAGGCTATCATAATAACACAAAAGGAGTACTCTTTGCTCTGGAATCCGCACTCGATGCAGGGATTATTGATCATGCAGAGTTCGAGCGTCAGAAATACCTTCTTGAAAAAGCTACGGAAGTGGAAAAAAAGTTCGGAGCTGCAAGCAAAGAATATCTTGCCCCTTCACGTGGGGATGTAAAATACAAAGCCGCACAGCATGTAATTCAACTCCTCAAGGAAGGCAAAAAGGGTCTTGTCATCATGAATGCCAAAAAAGAAACCGGCTACATGTTTGCAGACATTACCCTTGCAGTCAATGAAGTTGCAGCAGCTCTCGGAAAAAAAGAAAACCTTATCAATATGGCAAATATCGACACAGAACTCGGACTTCCCAGAGTAAGGCAGCATGCCGAGTATATAATGAGAGACTTAAAAGCACATGGAGTTGAGGTGCATGAGATTATTGGCGGCATGGACGAGTACCCGATTGCAGGCGAAAAGGTCAGCGAATTAATAAAAGAAAAATACAGTGACTTTGATTTTGCAGTCATTACGGGTGTCCCGCACGCAATCCCTATGGAGCACATAAAGGACATGGAGCTCATTTCAGTCACTAACGGCCCGAGACAGGTTCTCCCCTTAAAAGAGATGGGTCATAAGTATGTGCTGGTAGAAATTGACCTTCACCCGAAAACGCTTGGAGTCAGTGAGATTGTAGAATCCGAGTTTGGAGCTACCTTAAGGGAAGTTGCAAAGGAAGACTGA
- the cfbC gene encoding Ni-sirohydrochlorin a,c-diamide reductive cyclase ATP-dependent reductase subunit → MKNQKIIAIYGKGGIGKSSTASNVAAACAEAGKKVMIIGCDPKSDSSITLLGGKRIPTILDLLRAGVDVKKEDVVFEGYAGVKCVEAGGPEPGIGCAGRGIIVAIQKLKSISGDLLKEQDLIIYDVPGDIVCGGFVAPVRKGFVNEAYVLTSGEYMPLYAANNICKGLSKIGMPLSGVICNSRNVSREEEIVSKFSEEIGNQLMAFIPKRQAVQDCEREGYSVMEKAPESDIAEIYRKLGKAILENEKRVTADSLSDERLRELTK, encoded by the coding sequence TTGAAAAACCAGAAGATCATAGCGATCTACGGAAAAGGCGGCATAGGTAAATCGAGTACGGCTTCAAATGTTGCCGCCGCCTGCGCCGAGGCAGGAAAGAAAGTCATGATTATAGGCTGCGATCCTAAAAGCGACTCATCAATCACCCTGCTTGGAGGCAAGAGAATTCCAACAATTCTCGACCTCCTGCGTGCGGGTGTGGACGTAAAGAAAGAAGATGTGGTCTTTGAAGGGTATGCAGGCGTCAAATGCGTGGAAGCAGGCGGTCCCGAACCGGGTATAGGATGTGCGGGGCGAGGAATTATTGTTGCCATCCAGAAACTGAAAAGCATTTCAGGAGATCTCTTAAAAGAGCAGGATTTGATCATTTACGATGTGCCCGGAGACATCGTCTGCGGAGGGTTTGTTGCTCCTGTCAGGAAAGGGTTCGTAAATGAAGCTTATGTCCTGACTTCAGGAGAGTACATGCCCCTTTATGCAGCAAACAATATCTGCAAAGGCTTATCGAAGATAGGAATGCCGCTTAGCGGGGTAATTTGCAATTCAAGAAATGTGAGCAGGGAAGAGGAGATCGTTTCGAAATTTTCGGAGGAGATAGGCAACCAGCTTATGGCTTTTATCCCGAAGAGGCAGGCAGTTCAGGACTGTGAAAGGGAAGGTTACTCTGTAATGGAAAAAGCACCCGAATCTGATATTGCAGAAATCTACCGCAAGCTTGGGAAAGCGATCCTTGAAAACGAAAAAAGAGTTACGGCCGATTCCCTAAGTGATGAGCGGTTGAGGGAATTGACAAAATAA
- the cfbB gene encoding Ni-sirohydrochlorin a,c-diamide synthase, whose amino-acid sequence MLNNKQSAAGNIPRILISADRSSSGKTTISMGLMAVLVSRGYKVQPFKVALDYIDPSYHTEITGRPCRNLDSYLMDENGILDVYTHACEAGEKADIAIIEGVRGLYEGFESLSDLGSTAQIAKILKCPVIFVINARSITRSSAALVNGYRNFDPDVEIAGVILNNIGSLRHAEKAKEAIEHYTSIPVIGIVPRDPAMQISMRHLGLMPALEGRRRLGDGGFEARLHGIEEIINKGIDVDRFMEIAKSAKPLKSPDNSVFSSVSGAGIPKPKIGVALDEAFNFYYRDNIDLLKLTGAEIVYFSPVRDNSLPEVDGLYIGGGYPELFAAELEANESMRRDIKKASIAGMPIYAECGGLMYLTEKISTGIPGKGTYHDASMPESTYSMVGALPGHTIMGQTRVVSYNIGTLNKDCILGKKGNSFKGHEFHHSEIREIPEDAEFAITLSRGTGITNGMDGLISENTLGSYAHLHGVAYRELASSLVEAARKFQESRILL is encoded by the coding sequence ATGCTCAATAATAAGCAATCCGCAGCAGGGAACATTCCCAGAATTCTTATTTCTGCAGACCGTTCGTCCTCAGGCAAGACTACAATCTCTATGGGCCTGATGGCCGTTCTAGTTTCAAGGGGATATAAAGTCCAGCCCTTTAAGGTCGCTCTGGACTATATAGATCCGAGTTATCATACTGAAATAACTGGCAGACCCTGCCGGAACCTTGACAGCTATCTTATGGATGAGAACGGGATTCTGGATGTCTATACTCATGCCTGCGAAGCCGGCGAGAAGGCGGATATCGCGATTATTGAAGGAGTTCGCGGGCTTTACGAAGGTTTTGAAAGCTTAAGCGACCTTGGAAGCACTGCCCAGATTGCAAAGATCCTTAAATGCCCAGTAATCTTTGTAATCAATGCCCGTAGCATTACTCGTTCGAGTGCTGCCCTTGTCAACGGATACAGGAACTTCGACCCTGATGTGGAAATTGCAGGGGTTATCCTTAATAATATAGGAAGCCTCCGCCATGCCGAAAAAGCAAAAGAGGCAATAGAACACTATACAAGCATTCCGGTTATCGGAATTGTTCCAAGAGACCCCGCTATGCAGATTTCCATGCGCCACCTCGGGCTTATGCCAGCTCTCGAAGGCCGAAGACGGCTTGGGGACGGAGGTTTTGAAGCCCGTCTTCACGGCATTGAAGAAATCATAAATAAAGGAATTGACGTAGACCGCTTTATGGAAATCGCAAAAAGCGCAAAGCCTCTGAAAAGCCCTGATAATAGTGTTTTTTCTTCGGTCTCCGGTGCCGGTATACCAAAGCCAAAGATAGGAGTAGCTCTTGATGAGGCTTTCAATTTTTACTATCGTGATAACATCGATCTCCTGAAACTTACAGGTGCAGAAATCGTTTACTTTAGCCCTGTTAGAGACAACTCACTTCCCGAGGTTGACGGGCTCTATATAGGGGGCGGTTATCCCGAACTCTTTGCAGCCGAACTTGAAGCTAATGAGTCCATGCGCCGGGATATAAAAAAGGCATCTATTGCAGGCATGCCTATTTATGCCGAGTGCGGAGGGCTTATGTACCTTACGGAAAAAATAAGCACAGGTATTCCCGGAAAAGGCACCTATCACGATGCCTCAATGCCGGAGTCTACATATTCAATGGTAGGGGCCCTTCCAGGGCATACTATTATGGGACAGACAAGAGTGGTCAGCTACAATATAGGAACCCTTAACAAGGACTGCATTCTTGGGAAAAAAGGCAACAGCTTCAAGGGACATGAATTCCACCATTCTGAAATAAGGGAAATTCCTGAGGATGCCGAATTTGCAATAACTCTGTCAAGAGGTACAGGCATAACGAACGGCATGGATGGACTTATTTCTGAAAATACTCTGGGCTCTTATGCCCACCTGCACGGAGTTGCGTACAGGGAACTTGCAAGTTCACTTGTAGAGGCTGCAAGAAAGTTTCAGGAATCCAGGATTCTTCTGTGA